The Bacteroidota bacterium genome has a window encoding:
- a CDS encoding family 16 glycosylhydrolase: MKYFSVLLIVILFSTNTCFAQTTTVQDDFEGNGTITSWYGDDCGINTNFSNPVIQGINTSNTVLEYNDNGGQYANVRFEVSNNFDLSTNYTFSLKIFVPNSGLTGSQANQVSLKLQDGTIGAPWSTQCEIIKPIYLDQWQTVTFDFENDNYINLDGNSPPPTQRTDFNRVVIQVNGEDNYDYVLAYLDDVFYDGTIPIDPVYNNLVWADEFDVDGPINSAKWFHQTQLPAGGSWFNGEVQHYTDRVDNSYVENGLLKIISKNETFTDQGYTKQYTSARLNSKFAFTYGKVEIRAKLPSGVGTWPALWMLGKNVNENGAYWQTQGFGTSSWPACGEIDIMEHWGSNQNYVQSAVHTPSSYGSTVNLGGQTIATASSAFHIYTLEWTEEKLEFSFDNVVHYTYNPAIQDANTWPFDAEQYILMNIAILPNITSGFTSSSMEIDYVRIYQDSVISTAQFDKVLGLSFFPNPVANNLTISLKETIEQNVTLRIFSSEAKLIKTYYSEIKNNRIELNDLGCLNKGMYFVTFDLEKEHYSFKIIKK, from the coding sequence ATGAAATATTTTTCGGTGCTATTAATTGTGATACTGTTTTCGACAAACACATGTTTTGCACAAACCACAACAGTTCAAGACGATTTTGAGGGAAATGGAACTATTACAAGCTGGTACGGAGACGATTGCGGGATTAATACTAATTTCTCAAATCCTGTTATACAAGGAATTAATACATCAAATACGGTTTTAGAGTATAACGATAATGGTGGACAATATGCCAATGTTCGTTTCGAGGTGAGTAATAATTTTGATTTGTCAACTAATTATACATTTTCATTAAAGATTTTTGTCCCAAATAGTGGATTGACGGGAAGCCAAGCAAATCAGGTATCTCTAAAATTACAAGATGGAACTATTGGAGCTCCTTGGTCAACACAGTGCGAGATTATTAAGCCAATATATTTAGATCAATGGCAAACTGTAACATTCGATTTTGAAAATGATAATTACATAAATTTAGATGGAAATTCGCCACCTCCAACACAAAGAACAGATTTTAACAGAGTAGTGATTCAAGTGAATGGAGAAGACAACTACGACTATGTTTTAGCTTATCTCGACGATGTTTTTTACGATGGTACAATACCCATAGATCCGGTTTATAACAATCTGGTTTGGGCAGATGAGTTTGATGTTGATGGACCAATAAATTCTGCCAAATGGTTTCATCAAACACAATTACCTGCAGGTGGAAGCTGGTTTAATGGAGAGGTGCAACATTACACTGATAGAGTTGATAATTCATATGTTGAAAATGGATTGCTAAAAATAATATCGAAAAATGAAACATTTACCGATCAAGGATATACAAAACAATACACTTCTGCGAGATTAAATTCTAAATTTGCTTTTACTTACGGTAAGGTAGAAATTCGAGCAAAATTGCCAAGCGGAGTTGGCACCTGGCCTGCATTATGGATGCTGGGCAAGAATGTTAATGAAAATGGAGCCTACTGGCAAACTCAAGGATTTGGAACAAGTTCGTGGCCTGCCTGTGGCGAAATTGACATAATGGAACATTGGGGCAGTAATCAAAACTATGTTCAAAGTGCGGTACATACACCTTCAAGTTATGGTAGTACTGTAAATTTGGGCGGTCAAACCATTGCAACTGCATCCTCTGCATTTCATATCTATACTTTGGAATGGACGGAAGAAAAATTGGAGTTTAGTTTCGATAATGTTGTGCATTACACTTATAATCCTGCAATACAAGATGCTAATACCTGGCCATTTGATGCGGAACAATACATTTTGATGAATATAGCAATTTTGCCAAATATTACTTCCGGTTTTACAAGTAGCTCAATGGAAATTGATTATGTAAGAATTTATCAGGATAGTGTTATTTCAACAGCCCAATTTGATAAAGTATTAGGTTTGTCATTTTTTCCCAATCCTGTTGCAAATAATTTGACAATTAGTTTAAAGGAAACTATTGAACAAAATGTTACTCTCAGAATATTTAGTAGTGAAGCTAAACTAATTAAAACATATTATAGCGAGATAAAAAATAACAGAATAGAATTGAATGATTTAGGATGTTTAAACAAAGGAATGTATTTCGTTACATTTGATTTAGAAAAAGAACACTATAGTTTCAAAATAATAAAAAAATAG